The Methanofastidiosum sp. DNA window AACTTTTATGAATTCCTCTTTTGTATATACTCTCTCGACTCTTGCTGAAAATGAAGTCGATGGTTCTTTTAGGATTATAGGAGGATTAAACATTTTGAATACTTCTTCTAGATTCTCTAAAGTTACTTCTCCTTTTTTCATGAAAATTGTTTTTGGCATAGGCACATCTTTTTTCATCAGGTGAAGATACATATTAATCTTGTCTGAACATATTCTTATAGAATTTGGATCATCTATTACAGGAATCCCTTTTAATTCTGCAATTCTCGCTGCTACATAACTAATATTCATAGAGTCTGTCCTTGCTCTAATAAAAAGTGCATCAAGTCCAGATATTTTTTTTATTTCTGTGGGAAATATAAAATAGGCTTCGTGCCCCAGCCTTTCGGCTTCTTCCCTAAATTTAATTAGAGAGATAAGCTGTACAGAGCTACTTAGGGTTTGCCTATCAACAAAAATTCCTAATTTCCCCATTTTCTATCCCAATCTCGACCCTTGCTTTGAATTCTTCTTTTTCATTACTAGATATTTCCGAGTTTCTCATAGGAGAAATTGAAGATAAGTAGTATTTTTCTCCATCATATATGAGAATTATCTTAGCAACTGGTATTTCAAATATTTCATATATTTTCATAAGTAGAGCACAAATTTCAGGGTCTGTTGTAGTATTTTTTCCGAATAGAGTCGAGAAAGTTTTTATTTCGGCGTTAGGAGGTAATCTTTGGAAACAGAAAGGATATTTTCCCCCATGTGTAACTTTTTTTATTACTTCCTTTGCAGAGTCTAAATCTGTAACAACTTCAAACTTTGACGAATCTGAATAATAGTTAATTCCATAGATTATAGAGGGCAAGGGGCAATAAGTATCGGAGATCCCCCATTCACAGACAGGTATGCCAGCAATATCTGCTTTTGTTAGGCATATTGGAACAACGTAGGCATCAAGTACTTCATCACTACTTGGTGTTATCTTGAATCCATTCTGATTTTCTCTTAGAACGATCCTATAATAGGACTCAGTTTTATAGTGGTATTCGTTACTTAGAACAAATAAATTGTTGCCCGAGTACATCTCAGTTATGTCTCTATCAAAAAGACTTGCCTTTTTATGCAAAATTCCAGCACCTTTTTTTTGGGATTTGGAATTACTATCTTCATTTACCTCTAAAAAATTAACAAAAGGTGGAGCAAAATTATTAATCGTTTTTACATCACAACTATTTGACGCATCATCATCTTCTGATTCCATAAAAACAGCCAGCTGGGATCTCTCCCTACACCATCTCCGTGTTATACTTATCTTGCGTAGAATTCACCAACTTCAATAGAAGTTATGTCTAGATATTTCAAAACAAATACAATGCTATTTTTTCTTGCAAATACTAAATTTGATAAAAAAGAGCCATCTGATACTTTGGATAATATTGTCAAAAAGTAACCTAGTGAGGTTAGAAAGGCCGTGGTAATGAATGTCCAGGAAGGAACAAGTATTCTCTTTTCCTTGTCTAGCAATTTTATACAGTGTAATGGTGTTTCCATTGTACCTAATGATGATTATCGGAAACTATTTTTAAATCTTTCTATAGAGATTCATCTAAATCGAATAACTTTTATATAACTACTTAATGTATTCATATTAATGGTATCTACAAAAAATAAAAAGAAAAATATAGAAATTAAACCCCGAGATCCCTATAAAAATTTTAGAATATTAACATTTTTTATAGGAATATTATTCTTTTTGGTCGGGATGAGATCCCTATCCTTGGGGGATTCAGCAGGCGCACTTTTAAACGGTATAGCGGCATTATTATTTTTGATGGCCTCATACACATTTTTTAGAAAGAAAAAAGATTTGAAAAAAGTGGATGAAAAATGAAAAATCTTACAATACCATATATTATTGTTGGAGCCTTAATTTATATTCAAGGCATAAGGGTGTATTTTGAAGGAGATTTTACCTCTATGGTTATTTATACCTCATTAGCTTGGGTATTATTCCTTATGGCTTTCTTTTCACATAAGAACAAGAAAAAACCAAAACAGACTGACCTGATTGGGGAACCATTTGTGAACGGAGGCGATCTGTCTTAGTTCATTTAAAAATATTTTTCTAAAAAAGTCAATACTTTTATATATAATCAAATAAAGTTGGTGCTGTGATATAATGAAACTCCAATTAAATGCCGAGTACCTCCTAAGCAAACCGCTAACAGGAGACGGAGTTCAAAAAATAAAAAAATATCTTGCTGAAGAAACTAAAGAAATATTGGTCAAAGGATTACCGAAAGATAAACTTTCAGAATCACCAAGGATACTTGATTCAAAGATCTTAGATGATTCAATCTCAGTTATTATCGAAAGTGGGACATATGTCCGATCCCATGCAGTTGCTATAAGACTTAAAAATTCACTATCTATGCTTCTCGGAAAGGAGTTTAAGGTTGGGATTAAAAAAGTTGTTGGTAAAAAATATACTTTGACCCTAGAGCTTGAAAAAATCCCAAAGGATCCAATAAATATCCCTTTCGTGGATAATATATCTATACAAGATAACAATGCAATATTAATTCTTAATGATTTAGATGAAGAGTTTCTAACAAAAAATCATGTTGATCGTATAATTAATTTGTTCTATGATAAAGTTGAAGCACAGTTCTGGGGAGGAAAGGGCGAACACTGGGAGTTAATTTCAAAGAGTAAAGAAATTGAGCCTTTAACAACAAAAGATCCGACAACAGAGTTATTGGCACTAGGATGGCTTAAGCAAGGTCCAAGTCAGGGCCAGTGGTTTTACCATGCACCAATTGCCACACTTTTACGAACAATGGAAAGGATTGCAGTTGAAGAGATTCTAAAACCGTTGGGATTCATTGAAGTTATAGCCCCAAAACTAGTTCCATTTGAGATTTGGGAAAAAACAGGGCACTTATCCGGGAGTGAACCTGAAATCTATTATGTTTCCCCGCCAATCTCAAGAGATATTTCCGTATGGGAAGAAGTAATTGATTTATACAAAATAACAAAAAAAGCTTACGTTGATAAGATACGTGAAAGGATGAGGGATCCAATAGGGGGAATGACATATGCCCAATGTCCGCCAATGTACTGGGCTTTTGACGGGAAAACTATAGATGATTCCGAATTCCCCGTTTTAATTTATGATAAAAGTGGGCCCTCTTACCGGTGGGAAGCCGGCGGTAGACAAGGCATTGAAAGAGTTAATGAATTCTGGAGGATAGAACCTGTATTTATAGGATATCCAGAGCAGTTGATTGAACTCAAAGAAAAAATGATGGAAAGATATGCATATGTTTTTGATAAAATATTTGAGATTGAGTGGAGGACTGCTTGGGTAACACCATTTTACATGGCTCAGTCAGGTCAAACGGGGATCGAAAAAGAAACAGAAAGAATCAAAGGAACTGTGGACTATGAATCTTGGATTCCTTCAAGGGGAAATAGGGAAGAAAGTGAATGGTTAGAATTCCAGAATCTTTCCATAGTGGGAGATAAATATACCAAAGCCTTTTCTATTAAATCTTCCAAAAATAAAGAGCTTTGGTCTGGCTGTTCAGGCATAGGTCTCCAAAGATGGACAGTATCTTTCCTTGCCCAAAAAAGTCTTGACTCAGATAAATGGCCAAAAGAATTTAAAAAATATTTGGGTGAATTTCCAAGACAAATTAAGTTTGTTTAATATCTTCTCTTTTTTCTCTTTTAAGATATATTAAAAAAACATCTATTAAGGCAAATAAGGCCAGTATATAAAATGCATCCCTCCATGTTAAAATATCAGCGATATAACCTCCTACTGAAACAGCAAAGGATCCAAAACCAAATATGCAAAGAGAACTAAATCCATAGAGAAGCCCTCTTATCTTTGGACTACCCATAGAAGCCGTAAGCATATTTTGAGATGGCTGTGCAGCAAAATAAGAAAATCCCATTAATATTGAAAATAATAAAAAGATTATAGAATTTGATGTATTGGCAATAAATGCAATAGAAATAGAACAAATAAAAGTTAAGAAAAAGAGGGGTTTTTTGTAACCAAATTTGTCAGATATCTTTCCCCCTATAATCTGCCCAGGCATACCGGATACTATTAGAATTGTCGTTATCAAACCCCCTATTAAGACTTTTAAGGATAAGACATCTTTAGCAAAAGTAGTAAGTAATAAAACTGTTCCAGTATAGAATAATCCTCTAAAAAGAAGAATTAGTATATATAAAAGAAATTCTTTGGAAATTAACTTTTTTGTTTCCTCTTTATAGCTAAAATCATGACTTTCTTCTTCATTTATATGATCTTTAATCTTTGAATCTTTAATTGTGAGACTCACTAATAGTAAAATAAATATTGGCACGCTCCAGAATAAGTAAGGATATCGCCATCCAATATATACCCCAACTGCCGCAGCTATTATTGGAGAAGAAGCCTCACCCAAGTTTCCAAGCAATCCATTAAATCCCATAGCTTTTCCCATATCTTTTGGATAAATTCTAGATACGAGTGAGAGTCCGGCAGGATGATAAGTCCCTGCACCCATCCCTAGCAATAAAACTGATAGCCCTAAAGTAAAGGGGCCCTTAGATAAAAAAATTCCTGCAATTGAAACAATGAATAATATTAATCCAATTTTAATGACTTTTAGTGACCCTATTCTATCTGATATAAATCCTATGGGTAAGGCCATAGCACCATACATAAGGAATGAAATAAAGGCAAAAGATGCAGTTTCTGCATTTGTTAGACTTAGGTCTGACCTAATCAATGGCAATAGTGGTGCAAGTGTCAAAGTCATTGCATGAGTTATTGTATGAGAAAAAGAAGTAAAATACAGTATTTTTTTCTTAGAAACCATATAAATTAATTAAAATAATATATTAAAAAAGTTGTGTTTAGCTTCTGAGTGCTGGATAGTACTTCTCTTTTTTTCTCTTTTTGAAATTGACCTTCTGAGGATATGCTCCACTTTTCTTGACGCTCCTCAAAAGATTTTTTATTCTCCTCTTCATGAACTCACCTTTTTCCTAAAGCCTTTTCGTTACCTTATAAAACTTTTTATTATACTATTACAAATTTAATCATTTTGGGCTCTAATAGATATTTTCTTTTATCTTAAGGCTTATAAATCTTCTTTTTATTCTTTTTCCATGGAACGGGTTTCAGTAGTAATCCCTTCATTTAACGTTGAGAAAAGTATCTATGAAGTTGTCAAGAGGATACCCACTGGCATCTTTGAAAAAATAGTAGTAGATGATGGAAGTAAAGATAAAACTGGAGAAATAGCCGAAAAAGCCGGTGCGAAAGTTGTAACCCATAAAGTCAACTACGGTAAAGGAAGGGCAATGAGAACTGGAATCAGTGCAGCAAATGGAGACATAATTGTCTTCCTTGATGCAGATCTTCAACATAAGCCCGAAGATATCCATAAACTCGTTGAGCCAATCCAAAAAGGCAGGGCCGACATTACTATAGGCTCAAGATTTTTGGGAGATACTAAGAGCATGCCGATAGTTAGAAAATTATCGAATACAATCTCTACAGCTTTGATAAGACTATTCTTTGGACTTAACATTAAAGATACACAATCAGGGTATAGGGCCATCAAGCGAGATTTATTAAATAAAATGCATTTGGAGTCGGACAGATATAATATAGAAACAGAAATATTGTCTTATGTGGGAAAGTTTCATATGAAAGTTGAAGAAGTTCCAATTGAGACCATATACGGAGATGAGAAATCACATTTTACGGTATTGGACATTCCTAAATTCTTATATCTGTTATTTTATCTTAAATATCACAAAATGAGAAAGAAATAAATACTAATAATATAGGTGTTCGCCATGGATAATAGATTAGAGATTATAGCTAGAAACGCTGAAGAAGTAGTAACTGAAGAAGAGCTCATGGAGCTATTGGCTACGAAAAACGAACCGGTTTGCTACTGTGGTTATGAAACTTCTGGTGATGTTCATCTTGGTCACCTTGTGACAATGTCGAAATTGAAAGATATGGAAAAAGCCGGATTTAAAGTAAAAGTTCTATTCGCTGATTGGCATACTTGGCTTAACAGAAAGGGCAACTGGGAGTGGATACATGAGCAAACTTCAATTTGGGAAGAAACGTTTAAGGCATTTGGACTCAGATCAGCTGAATATGTATTAGGATCTTCTTTTGAAAGGTCATTAGATTATATTGATGATGTATTCAATCTTTCTTTAGATACAACTATAAACAGAGCATTAAGAAGTATGCAGGTGATTGCTAGGGACATTGAACATGCAAGAGTGTCTCAAGTTTTATATCCGTTTTTACAGATTGTAGATATAAAATATTTGGGGGTCGATGTGGCAATTGGAGGAATAGAACAGAGAAAGATTCATATGCTAGGAAGAGAACTTTCTTCAAAAATTGATTACAAGCCATTTGTTTGCTTACATACCCCACTTATTTCATCACTAACAGGACCTGGCGATAAAATGAGTTCTTCAAAACCAGAAAGCATGATATCTGTGAGGGATGAAGAGCTAGCTATTAAGGAAAAAATTAATAAGGCATACTGCCCCGTGGGGGTAAAGGAGGAGAATCCTCTACTTCAAATAGCCCGTCTTATACTCTTTCCAAAGATTACCGGCGCTTTTGAGATTAAAAGGTCGGAGAAATACGGGGGCAATGTAGAGTTTGATTCCTACGACTCACTTGAAAGGGCTTACTTATCTAAGGAAGTTCATCCAATGGATTTAAAGAAGTCCGTTATCGATTATCTTGTTGAGATTATAAGTGAGATAAGGTCTATATAGGAGGGATTATCTGAAATACGTAGCACGTGGTAATGAAGAAGAACAAGTCCAGAGAACTAGAACACCTCAGAAAGGAGAAGTACTAGGCGTCGTTGATCAGATGCTCGGTGCAGGTAGAATGAAAGTAAGGTGTACAGATGGAAAAGAGAGGATTTGCTCAGTTCCAGGGAAATTTAAGAGAAGATTATGGATTAAAATGGGCATGGTTGTCCTAGTAGAACCATGGGAAATTAAGGGTGACGAAAGAGGAAATATCATATACCGATACTCAAGAGCCCAAACTAAATGGCTAATTGATAACGGCTACATGACTCTTTAGATTATGGGCATTATTGAAGATCATATAGACGTTTACGAAAGAAGAGAAGATATTAAGAATCTAAAACGTGAAAGAGTCAATAGAGATTCTGATATTTTTAAGGTTAGGGATGAAGTTTTTGATCAATCAACGCGTCTCACACTTTTTAAACTTATGAATAATGGATATATTGAATCTTTAAATGGTGAAATTGCAACAGGTAAAGAAGCAAATGTTTTTTATGGAAAAGATGAGAATGGAAAAGAGATTGCAGTTAAAATATATAGAATTGCAACTTCAAATTTTAATAAAATGTATTCTTATCTCATAGGAGATCCAAGATTTTACCATACTAAAAAAGATAAGCGAAGTACCGTCTTCGCATGGGCAAAAAGAGAATATAAGAATCTTAAAATAGCAAGTGAAGTTATTAATGTTCCAAAACCGATTATAACTAGAAATAATGTTTTGATAATGGAATTCTTAGGTAAAAGCATGAAGGCATTTCCAACTTTAAAAGAAGTAAACTCAAAAGAACCAGAAAAAGAATTCAATATTATATTAGAAAACATTGGGAAACTATACAAAGCTGGTTTAATTCATGCTGATTTAAGTGAATATAACATTCTTATGGGGAAAAAGATATATTTTATTGATTTTGCACAAGGTACAATAAAAAATAATATCATGGCTCAAGATTTTCTGAAGAGAGATATAGAGAACATCTCTCGTTACTTCTCAAATTATTTTGAAGTTCCAGATGTAGAAGAATCATTAAAGGGGATTTTAAATGAGTGAAGAATTTGTAAAAATACCTCAAGATAGGCTAGGCGTTCTTATTGGAAAAGATGGAGAAGTTAAGAGACATATTGAGAAAAGACTTTCAGTAAAACTTGAGATTGATAGTGAAGAAGGACTAATTAATATTTTTCAAAAAGATGGTGCTGAAGAGCCTCTTAATATATGGAAAGCGAGAGATATTGTTAGAGCAATCGGTAGAGGATTTCCTTTTGAAAAAGCTTCGAAAATATTTAATGACAATAATATCTTTGAAATGCTTTATCTGCCGGACTATCTTGGAAAATCTTCCAAAGCATGGGAAAGACAAAGAGGGAGAATAATTGGAAAAGAAGGAA harbors:
- a CDS encoding MFS transporter; its protein translation is MVSKKKILYFTSFSHTITHAMTLTLAPLLPLIRSDLSLTNAETASFAFISFLMYGAMALPIGFISDRIGSLKVIKIGLILFIVSIAGIFLSKGPFTLGLSVLLLGMGAGTYHPAGLSLVSRIYPKDMGKAMGFNGLLGNLGEASSPIIAAAVGVYIGWRYPYLFWSVPIFILLLVSLTIKDSKIKDHINEEESHDFSYKEETKKLISKEFLLYILILLFRGLFYTGTVLLLTTFAKDVLSLKVLIGGLITTILIVSGMPGQIIGGKISDKFGYKKPLFFLTFICSISIAFIANTSNSIIFLLFSILMGFSYFAAQPSQNMLTASMGSPKIRGLLYGFSSLCIFGFGSFAVSVGGYIADILTWRDAFYILALFALIDVFLIYLKREKREDIKQT
- a CDS encoding RimK family alpha-L-glutamate ligase, with amino-acid sequence MGKLGIFVDRQTLSSSVQLISLIKFREEAERLGHEAYFIFPTEIKKISGLDALFIRARTDSMNISYVAARIAELKGIPVIDDPNSIRICSDKINMYLHLMKKDVPMPKTIFMKKGEVTLENLEEVFKMFNPPIILKEPSTSFSARVERVYTKEEFIKVSRRFIKLSDWVVVQEYIDSKFDWRIGVLNGELLYACKYIIPNETFKIQASVNGHLVYCDVVSVPKEEVPKEIIDVGIRAGNAIGNGLYGVDIKESHGSLYVIEVNDNPSLDGGEDKRYPDIYERIINHLMQGKSK
- a CDS encoding glycosyltransferase family 2 protein → MERVSVVIPSFNVEKSIYEVVKRIPTGIFEKIVVDDGSKDKTGEIAEKAGAKVVTHKVNYGKGRAMRTGISAANGDIIVFLDADLQHKPEDIHKLVEPIQKGRADITIGSRFLGDTKSMPIVRKLSNTISTALIRLFFGLNIKDTQSGYRAIKRDLLNKMHLESDRYNIETEILSYVGKFHMKVEEVPIETIYGDEKSHFTVLDIPKFLYLLFYLKYHKMRKK
- a CDS encoding RNA-processing protein (similar to yeast Dim2p protein that is essential for 40S ribosomal subunit; structural studies show binding to 3' end of 16S rRNA in complex with archaeal IF2 alpha); this translates as MSEEFVKIPQDRLGVLIGKDGEVKRHIEKRLSVKLEIDSEEGLINIFQKDGAEEPLNIWKARDIVRAIGRGFPFEKASKIFNDNNIFEMLYLPDYLGKSSKAWERQRGRIIGKEGSTRKTIEDLTNTDICVYGKTVSIIGDFDGVADAREALEMILEGKPHSIVYKYLEKRKKDKVRDFEGKFDI
- a CDS encoding serine--tRNA ligase; amino-acid sequence: MKLQLNAEYLLSKPLTGDGVQKIKKYLAEETKEILVKGLPKDKLSESPRILDSKILDDSISVIIESGTYVRSHAVAIRLKNSLSMLLGKEFKVGIKKVVGKKYTLTLELEKIPKDPINIPFVDNISIQDNNAILILNDLDEEFLTKNHVDRIINLFYDKVEAQFWGGKGEHWELISKSKEIEPLTTKDPTTELLALGWLKQGPSQGQWFYHAPIATLLRTMERIAVEEILKPLGFIEVIAPKLVPFEIWEKTGHLSGSEPEIYYVSPPISRDISVWEEVIDLYKITKKAYVDKIRERMRDPIGGMTYAQCPPMYWAFDGKTIDDSEFPVLIYDKSGPSYRWEAGGRQGIERVNEFWRIEPVFIGYPEQLIELKEKMMERYAYVFDKIFEIEWRTAWVTPFYMAQSGQTGIEKETERIKGTVDYESWIPSRGNREESEWLEFQNLSIVGDKYTKAFSIKSSKNKELWSGCSGIGLQRWTVSFLAQKSLDSDKWPKEFKKYLGEFPRQIKFV
- a CDS encoding serine protein kinase RIO, translating into MGIIEDHIDVYERREDIKNLKRERVNRDSDIFKVRDEVFDQSTRLTLFKLMNNGYIESLNGEIATGKEANVFYGKDENGKEIAVKIYRIATSNFNKMYSYLIGDPRFYHTKKDKRSTVFAWAKREYKNLKIASEVINVPKPIITRNNVLIMEFLGKSMKAFPTLKEVNSKEPEKEFNIILENIGKLYKAGLIHADLSEYNILMGKKIYFIDFAQGTIKNNIMAQDFLKRDIENISRYFSNYFEVPDVEESLKGILNE
- the eif1A gene encoding translation initiation factor eIF-1A — its product is MKYVARGNEEEQVQRTRTPQKGEVLGVVDQMLGAGRMKVRCTDGKERICSVPGKFKRRLWIKMGMVVLVEPWEIKGDERGNIIYRYSRAQTKWLIDNGYMTL
- a CDS encoding tyrosine--tRNA ligase: MDNRLEIIARNAEEVVTEEELMELLATKNEPVCYCGYETSGDVHLGHLVTMSKLKDMEKAGFKVKVLFADWHTWLNRKGNWEWIHEQTSIWEETFKAFGLRSAEYVLGSSFERSLDYIDDVFNLSLDTTINRALRSMQVIARDIEHARVSQVLYPFLQIVDIKYLGVDVAIGGIEQRKIHMLGRELSSKIDYKPFVCLHTPLISSLTGPGDKMSSSKPESMISVRDEELAIKEKINKAYCPVGVKEENPLLQIARLILFPKITGAFEIKRSEKYGGNVEFDSYDSLERAYLSKEVHPMDLKKSVIDYLVEIISEIRSI